A portion of the Oncorhynchus gorbuscha isolate QuinsamMale2020 ecotype Even-year linkage group LG19, OgorEven_v1.0, whole genome shotgun sequence genome contains these proteins:
- the LOC124005527 gene encoding proline-rich receptor-like protein kinase PERK9 isoform X4, with product MKSENRSRQTKHNVQNKSKREEDAAPVPVSDTTREPPETRMSKKKKTFPRPPVTQDAEKFHDGPTNTSSTNTIPKRRCLFPTLMSEPDPVPLSEPDPVPLSEPDPVPLSEPDPVPLSEPDPVPLSDPAETSKPQQKAGIFNPPATKRLKRTRKLEPAPGLFSEPPESMKSKEMEIPGPPATKRLKRTRKLEPTPAPLSEPLDTRKSKKKKIIPGPPSTQQVKRSRSPPSPWTPNLVEIRRRTPTARPPTCEIGVTTFTLRSKVATSLTLKSGVVTSPSSGEAFSTSPERKKMRKKNRKRARCSGAAVPTPPERKMKKRARCCPVPLNNPLSVCRSKRATQGRKACVWCKQEKELMKTIWQCEACQVALCLMPGRNCFRAWHKTHKWNEEVIFSLFS from the exons ATGAAAAGCGAGAACCGGAGTAGACAGACCAAGCATAATGTACAGAATAAGTCCAAGAG GGAGGAGGATGCAGCTCCGGTCCCTGTGTCTGACACCACCAGAGAACCACCAGAGACCAGGATGTCAAAGAAGAAGAAGACTTTCCCCAGACCACCTGTCACACAGGATGCAGAGAAGTTTCATGATGGCCCAACTAACACCAGTAG CACCAATACCATCCCAAAGAGAAGGTGCCTTTTCCCAACCCT GATGTCTGAGCCagacccagtccctctctctgagccAGACCCAGTGCCTCTCTCTGAGCCAGACCCAGTGCCTCTCTCTGAGCCAGACCCAGTGCCTCTCTCTGAGCCAGACCCAGTACCTCTCTCTGATCCAGCTGAGACCAGCAAGCCCCAGCAGAAGGCAGGAATCTTCAACCCACCTGCCACAAAGCGACTGAAGAGGACCAG AAAGTTGGAGCCAGCCCCAGGCCTTTTCTCTGAGCCACCAGAGAGCATGAAGTCAAAGGAAATGGAGATCCCAGGTCCACCTGCCACAAAGAGACTGAAGAGGACCAG GAAGTTGGAGCCAACTCCAGCCCCTCTCTCTGAACCTCTAGACACCAGAAAgtcaaagaagaagaaaataatCCCTGGCCCACCTTCAACTCAGCAAGTGAAGAGATCCAGATCTCCTCCTAGCCCCTGGACCCCTAACCTAGTGGAGATTAGACGTAGGACACCTACAGCCAGACCTCCTACCTGTGAGATAGGTGTAACTACATTTACCTTGAGATCGAAGGTAGCGACAAGCCTTACCTTGAAGTCAGGTGTAGTCACATCCCCATCTAGCGGTGAAGCCTTCTCCACATCCCCTGAGAGGAAGAAGATGAGGAAGAAGAACAGGAAGAGGGCCAGGTGCAGTGGTGCGGCTGTTCCCACCCCCCCTgagaggaagatgaagaagaggGCGAGGTGCTGCCCTGTCCCGCTGAACAACcccttgtctgtctgtcggtcgaaGAGGGCCACCCAGGGCAGGAAGGCCTGTGTGTGGTGTAAACAGGAGAAAGAGTTGATGAAGACCATCTGGCAGTGTGAGGCCTGTCAGGTGGCCCTCTGTCTCATGCCGGGCAGAAACTGCTTCAGGGCCTGGCACAAGACTCACAAGTGGAACGAGGAAGTCATCTTCAGTCTGTTTTCTTAA
- the LOC124005527 gene encoding proline-rich receptor-like protein kinase PERK9 isoform X1: MKSENRSRQTKHNVQNKSKSPKVTRRLKRCLWLFPPLDLEEDAAPVPVSDTTREPPETRMSKKKKTFPRPPVTQDAEKFHDGPTNTSSTNTIPKRRCLFPTLMSEPDPVPLSEPDPVPLSEPDPVPLSEPDPVPLSEPDPVPLSDPAETSKPQQKAGIFNPPATKRLKRTRKLEPAPGLFSEPPESMKSKEMEIPGPPATKRLKRTRKLEPTPAPLSEPLDTRKSKKKKIIPGPPSTQQVKRSRSPPSPWTPNLVEIRRRTPTARPPTCEIGVTTFTLRSKVATSLTLKSGVVTSPSSGEAFSTSPERKKMRKKNRKRARCSGAAVPTPPERKMKKRARCCPVPLNNPLSVCRSKRATQGRKACVWCKQEKELMKTIWQCEACQVALCLMPGRNCFRAWHKTHKWNEEVIFSLFS; this comes from the exons ATGAAAAGCGAGAACCGGAGTAGACAGACCAAGCATAATGTACAGAATAAGTCCAAGAG TCCAAAAGTCACCAGAAGACTGAAAAGGTGTCTTTGGCTTTTCCCACCTCTTGACTT GGAGGAGGATGCAGCTCCGGTCCCTGTGTCTGACACCACCAGAGAACCACCAGAGACCAGGATGTCAAAGAAGAAGAAGACTTTCCCCAGACCACCTGTCACACAGGATGCAGAGAAGTTTCATGATGGCCCAACTAACACCAGTAG CACCAATACCATCCCAAAGAGAAGGTGCCTTTTCCCAACCCT GATGTCTGAGCCagacccagtccctctctctgagccAGACCCAGTGCCTCTCTCTGAGCCAGACCCAGTGCCTCTCTCTGAGCCAGACCCAGTGCCTCTCTCTGAGCCAGACCCAGTACCTCTCTCTGATCCAGCTGAGACCAGCAAGCCCCAGCAGAAGGCAGGAATCTTCAACCCACCTGCCACAAAGCGACTGAAGAGGACCAG AAAGTTGGAGCCAGCCCCAGGCCTTTTCTCTGAGCCACCAGAGAGCATGAAGTCAAAGGAAATGGAGATCCCAGGTCCACCTGCCACAAAGAGACTGAAGAGGACCAG GAAGTTGGAGCCAACTCCAGCCCCTCTCTCTGAACCTCTAGACACCAGAAAgtcaaagaagaagaaaataatCCCTGGCCCACCTTCAACTCAGCAAGTGAAGAGATCCAGATCTCCTCCTAGCCCCTGGACCCCTAACCTAGTGGAGATTAGACGTAGGACACCTACAGCCAGACCTCCTACCTGTGAGATAGGTGTAACTACATTTACCTTGAGATCGAAGGTAGCGACAAGCCTTACCTTGAAGTCAGGTGTAGTCACATCCCCATCTAGCGGTGAAGCCTTCTCCACATCCCCTGAGAGGAAGAAGATGAGGAAGAAGAACAGGAAGAGGGCCAGGTGCAGTGGTGCGGCTGTTCCCACCCCCCCTgagaggaagatgaagaagaggGCGAGGTGCTGCCCTGTCCCGCTGAACAACcccttgtctgtctgtcggtcgaaGAGGGCCACCCAGGGCAGGAAGGCCTGTGTGTGGTGTAAACAGGAGAAAGAGTTGATGAAGACCATCTGGCAGTGTGAGGCCTGTCAGGTGGCCCTCTGTCTCATGCCGGGCAGAAACTGCTTCAGGGCCTGGCACAAGACTCACAAGTGGAACGAGGAAGTCATCTTCAGTCTGTTTTCTTAA
- the LOC124005527 gene encoding proline-rich receptor-like protein kinase PERK9 isoform X3 yields the protein MKSENRSRQTKHNVQNKSKSPKVTRRLKRCLWLFPPLDLEEDAAPVPVSDTTREPPETRMSKKKKTFPRPPVTQDAEKFHDGPTNTSRMSEPDPVPLSEPDPVPLSEPDPVPLSEPDPVPLSEPDPVPLSDPAETSKPQQKAGIFNPPATKRLKRTRKLEPAPGLFSEPPESMKSKEMEIPGPPATKRLKRTRKLEPTPAPLSEPLDTRKSKKKKIIPGPPSTQQVKRSRSPPSPWTPNLVEIRRRTPTARPPTCEIGVTTFTLRSKVATSLTLKSGVVTSPSSGEAFSTSPERKKMRKKNRKRARCSGAAVPTPPERKMKKRARCCPVPLNNPLSVCRSKRATQGRKACVWCKQEKELMKTIWQCEACQVALCLMPGRNCFRAWHKTHKWNEEVIFSLFS from the exons ATGAAAAGCGAGAACCGGAGTAGACAGACCAAGCATAATGTACAGAATAAGTCCAAGAG TCCAAAAGTCACCAGAAGACTGAAAAGGTGTCTTTGGCTTTTCCCACCTCTTGACTT GGAGGAGGATGCAGCTCCGGTCCCTGTGTCTGACACCACCAGAGAACCACCAGAGACCAGGATGTCAAAGAAGAAGAAGACTTTCCCCAGACCACCTGTCACACAGGATGCAGAGAAGTTTCATGATGGCCCAACTAACACCAGTAG GATGTCTGAGCCagacccagtccctctctctgagccAGACCCAGTGCCTCTCTCTGAGCCAGACCCAGTGCCTCTCTCTGAGCCAGACCCAGTGCCTCTCTCTGAGCCAGACCCAGTACCTCTCTCTGATCCAGCTGAGACCAGCAAGCCCCAGCAGAAGGCAGGAATCTTCAACCCACCTGCCACAAAGCGACTGAAGAGGACCAG AAAGTTGGAGCCAGCCCCAGGCCTTTTCTCTGAGCCACCAGAGAGCATGAAGTCAAAGGAAATGGAGATCCCAGGTCCACCTGCCACAAAGAGACTGAAGAGGACCAG GAAGTTGGAGCCAACTCCAGCCCCTCTCTCTGAACCTCTAGACACCAGAAAgtcaaagaagaagaaaataatCCCTGGCCCACCTTCAACTCAGCAAGTGAAGAGATCCAGATCTCCTCCTAGCCCCTGGACCCCTAACCTAGTGGAGATTAGACGTAGGACACCTACAGCCAGACCTCCTACCTGTGAGATAGGTGTAACTACATTTACCTTGAGATCGAAGGTAGCGACAAGCCTTACCTTGAAGTCAGGTGTAGTCACATCCCCATCTAGCGGTGAAGCCTTCTCCACATCCCCTGAGAGGAAGAAGATGAGGAAGAAGAACAGGAAGAGGGCCAGGTGCAGTGGTGCGGCTGTTCCCACCCCCCCTgagaggaagatgaagaagaggGCGAGGTGCTGCCCTGTCCCGCTGAACAACcccttgtctgtctgtcggtcgaaGAGGGCCACCCAGGGCAGGAAGGCCTGTGTGTGGTGTAAACAGGAGAAAGAGTTGATGAAGACCATCTGGCAGTGTGAGGCCTGTCAGGTGGCCCTCTGTCTCATGCCGGGCAGAAACTGCTTCAGGGCCTGGCACAAGACTCACAAGTGGAACGAGGAAGTCATCTTCAGTCTGTTTTCTTAA
- the LOC124005527 gene encoding proline-rich receptor-like protein kinase PERK9 isoform X2 produces the protein MKSENRSRQTKHNVQNKSKSPKVTRRLKRCLWLFPPLDLEEDAAPVPVSDTTREPPETRMSKKKKTFPRPPVTQDAEKFHDGPTNTSSTNTIPKRRCLFPTLLSEPDPVPLSEPDPVPLSEPDPVPLSEPDPVPLSDPAETSKPQQKAGIFNPPATKRLKRTRKLEPAPGLFSEPPESMKSKEMEIPGPPATKRLKRTRKLEPTPAPLSEPLDTRKSKKKKIIPGPPSTQQVKRSRSPPSPWTPNLVEIRRRTPTARPPTCEIGVTTFTLRSKVATSLTLKSGVVTSPSSGEAFSTSPERKKMRKKNRKRARCSGAAVPTPPERKMKKRARCCPVPLNNPLSVCRSKRATQGRKACVWCKQEKELMKTIWQCEACQVALCLMPGRNCFRAWHKTHKWNEEVIFSLFS, from the exons ATGAAAAGCGAGAACCGGAGTAGACAGACCAAGCATAATGTACAGAATAAGTCCAAGAG TCCAAAAGTCACCAGAAGACTGAAAAGGTGTCTTTGGCTTTTCCCACCTCTTGACTT GGAGGAGGATGCAGCTCCGGTCCCTGTGTCTGACACCACCAGAGAACCACCAGAGACCAGGATGTCAAAGAAGAAGAAGACTTTCCCCAGACCACCTGTCACACAGGATGCAGAGAAGTTTCATGATGGCCCAACTAACACCAGTAG CACCAATACCATCCCAAAGAGAAGGTGCCTTTTCCCAACCCTG ctctctgagccAGACCCAGTGCCTCTCTCTGAGCCAGACCCAGTGCCTCTCTCTGAGCCAGACCCAGTGCCTCTCTCTGAGCCAGACCCAGTACCTCTCTCTGATCCAGCTGAGACCAGCAAGCCCCAGCAGAAGGCAGGAATCTTCAACCCACCTGCCACAAAGCGACTGAAGAGGACCAG AAAGTTGGAGCCAGCCCCAGGCCTTTTCTCTGAGCCACCAGAGAGCATGAAGTCAAAGGAAATGGAGATCCCAGGTCCACCTGCCACAAAGAGACTGAAGAGGACCAG GAAGTTGGAGCCAACTCCAGCCCCTCTCTCTGAACCTCTAGACACCAGAAAgtcaaagaagaagaaaataatCCCTGGCCCACCTTCAACTCAGCAAGTGAAGAGATCCAGATCTCCTCCTAGCCCCTGGACCCCTAACCTAGTGGAGATTAGACGTAGGACACCTACAGCCAGACCTCCTACCTGTGAGATAGGTGTAACTACATTTACCTTGAGATCGAAGGTAGCGACAAGCCTTACCTTGAAGTCAGGTGTAGTCACATCCCCATCTAGCGGTGAAGCCTTCTCCACATCCCCTGAGAGGAAGAAGATGAGGAAGAAGAACAGGAAGAGGGCCAGGTGCAGTGGTGCGGCTGTTCCCACCCCCCCTgagaggaagatgaagaagaggGCGAGGTGCTGCCCTGTCCCGCTGAACAACcccttgtctgtctgtcggtcgaaGAGGGCCACCCAGGGCAGGAAGGCCTGTGTGTGGTGTAAACAGGAGAAAGAGTTGATGAAGACCATCTGGCAGTGTGAGGCCTGTCAGGTGGCCCTCTGTCTCATGCCGGGCAGAAACTGCTTCAGGGCCTGGCACAAGACTCACAAGTGGAACGAGGAAGTCATCTTCAGTCTGTTTTCTTAA
- the LOC124005527 gene encoding proline-rich receptor-like protein kinase PERK9 isoform X5, with protein MKSENRSRQTKHNVQNKSKSPKVTRRLKRCLWLFPPLDLEEDAAPVPVSDTTREPPETRMSKKKKTFPRPPVTQDAEKFHDGPTNTSRLSEPDPVPLSEPDPVPLSEPDPVPLSEPDPVPLSDPAETSKPQQKAGIFNPPATKRLKRTRKLEPAPGLFSEPPESMKSKEMEIPGPPATKRLKRTRKLEPTPAPLSEPLDTRKSKKKKIIPGPPSTQQVKRSRSPPSPWTPNLVEIRRRTPTARPPTCEIGVTTFTLRSKVATSLTLKSGVVTSPSSGEAFSTSPERKKMRKKNRKRARCSGAAVPTPPERKMKKRARCCPVPLNNPLSVCRSKRATQGRKACVWCKQEKELMKTIWQCEACQVALCLMPGRNCFRAWHKTHKWNEEVIFSLFS; from the exons ATGAAAAGCGAGAACCGGAGTAGACAGACCAAGCATAATGTACAGAATAAGTCCAAGAG TCCAAAAGTCACCAGAAGACTGAAAAGGTGTCTTTGGCTTTTCCCACCTCTTGACTT GGAGGAGGATGCAGCTCCGGTCCCTGTGTCTGACACCACCAGAGAACCACCAGAGACCAGGATGTCAAAGAAGAAGAAGACTTTCCCCAGACCACCTGTCACACAGGATGCAGAGAAGTTTCATGATGGCCCAACTAACACCAGTAGG ctctctgagccAGACCCAGTGCCTCTCTCTGAGCCAGACCCAGTGCCTCTCTCTGAGCCAGACCCAGTGCCTCTCTCTGAGCCAGACCCAGTACCTCTCTCTGATCCAGCTGAGACCAGCAAGCCCCAGCAGAAGGCAGGAATCTTCAACCCACCTGCCACAAAGCGACTGAAGAGGACCAG AAAGTTGGAGCCAGCCCCAGGCCTTTTCTCTGAGCCACCAGAGAGCATGAAGTCAAAGGAAATGGAGATCCCAGGTCCACCTGCCACAAAGAGACTGAAGAGGACCAG GAAGTTGGAGCCAACTCCAGCCCCTCTCTCTGAACCTCTAGACACCAGAAAgtcaaagaagaagaaaataatCCCTGGCCCACCTTCAACTCAGCAAGTGAAGAGATCCAGATCTCCTCCTAGCCCCTGGACCCCTAACCTAGTGGAGATTAGACGTAGGACACCTACAGCCAGACCTCCTACCTGTGAGATAGGTGTAACTACATTTACCTTGAGATCGAAGGTAGCGACAAGCCTTACCTTGAAGTCAGGTGTAGTCACATCCCCATCTAGCGGTGAAGCCTTCTCCACATCCCCTGAGAGGAAGAAGATGAGGAAGAAGAACAGGAAGAGGGCCAGGTGCAGTGGTGCGGCTGTTCCCACCCCCCCTgagaggaagatgaagaagaggGCGAGGTGCTGCCCTGTCCCGCTGAACAACcccttgtctgtctgtcggtcgaaGAGGGCCACCCAGGGCAGGAAGGCCTGTGTGTGGTGTAAACAGGAGAAAGAGTTGATGAAGACCATCTGGCAGTGTGAGGCCTGTCAGGTGGCCCTCTGTCTCATGCCGGGCAGAAACTGCTTCAGGGCCTGGCACAAGACTCACAAGTGGAACGAGGAAGTCATCTTCAGTCTGTTTTCTTAA
- the LOC124005527 gene encoding proline-rich receptor-like protein kinase PERK9 isoform X7 produces MSKKKKTFPRPPVTQDAEKFHDGPTNTSSTNTIPKRRCLFPTLMSEPDPVPLSEPDPVPLSEPDPVPLSEPDPVPLSEPDPVPLSDPAETSKPQQKAGIFNPPATKRLKRTRKLEPAPGLFSEPPESMKSKEMEIPGPPATKRLKRTRKLEPTPAPLSEPLDTRKSKKKKIIPGPPSTQQVKRSRSPPSPWTPNLVEIRRRTPTARPPTCEIGVTTFTLRSKVATSLTLKSGVVTSPSSGEAFSTSPERKKMRKKNRKRARCSGAAVPTPPERKMKKRARCCPVPLNNPLSVCRSKRATQGRKACVWCKQEKELMKTIWQCEACQVALCLMPGRNCFRAWHKTHKWNEEVIFSLFS; encoded by the exons ATGTCAAAGAAGAAGAAGACTTTCCCCAGACCACCTGTCACACAGGATGCAGAGAAGTTTCATGATGGCCCAACTAACACCAGTAG CACCAATACCATCCCAAAGAGAAGGTGCCTTTTCCCAACCCT GATGTCTGAGCCagacccagtccctctctctgagccAGACCCAGTGCCTCTCTCTGAGCCAGACCCAGTGCCTCTCTCTGAGCCAGACCCAGTGCCTCTCTCTGAGCCAGACCCAGTACCTCTCTCTGATCCAGCTGAGACCAGCAAGCCCCAGCAGAAGGCAGGAATCTTCAACCCACCTGCCACAAAGCGACTGAAGAGGACCAG AAAGTTGGAGCCAGCCCCAGGCCTTTTCTCTGAGCCACCAGAGAGCATGAAGTCAAAGGAAATGGAGATCCCAGGTCCACCTGCCACAAAGAGACTGAAGAGGACCAG GAAGTTGGAGCCAACTCCAGCCCCTCTCTCTGAACCTCTAGACACCAGAAAgtcaaagaagaagaaaataatCCCTGGCCCACCTTCAACTCAGCAAGTGAAGAGATCCAGATCTCCTCCTAGCCCCTGGACCCCTAACCTAGTGGAGATTAGACGTAGGACACCTACAGCCAGACCTCCTACCTGTGAGATAGGTGTAACTACATTTACCTTGAGATCGAAGGTAGCGACAAGCCTTACCTTGAAGTCAGGTGTAGTCACATCCCCATCTAGCGGTGAAGCCTTCTCCACATCCCCTGAGAGGAAGAAGATGAGGAAGAAGAACAGGAAGAGGGCCAGGTGCAGTGGTGCGGCTGTTCCCACCCCCCCTgagaggaagatgaagaagaggGCGAGGTGCTGCCCTGTCCCGCTGAACAACcccttgtctgtctgtcggtcgaaGAGGGCCACCCAGGGCAGGAAGGCCTGTGTGTGGTGTAAACAGGAGAAAGAGTTGATGAAGACCATCTGGCAGTGTGAGGCCTGTCAGGTGGCCCTCTGTCTCATGCCGGGCAGAAACTGCTTCAGGGCCTGGCACAAGACTCACAAGTGGAACGAGGAAGTCATCTTCAGTCTGTTTTCTTAA
- the LOC124005527 gene encoding proline-rich receptor-like protein kinase PERK9 isoform X6, translating into MKSENRSRQTKHNVQNKSKSPKVTRRLKRCLWLFPPLDLEEDAAPVPVSDTTREPPETRMSKKKKTFPRPPVTQDAEKFHDGPTNTSSTNTIPKRRCLFPTLMSEPDPVPLSEPDPVPLSEPDPVPLSEPDPVPLSEPDPVPLSDPAETSKPQQKAGIFNPPATKRLKRTRKLEPTPAPLSEPLDTRKSKKKKIIPGPPSTQQVKRSRSPPSPWTPNLVEIRRRTPTARPPTCEIGVTTFTLRSKVATSLTLKSGVVTSPSSGEAFSTSPERKKMRKKNRKRARCSGAAVPTPPERKMKKRARCCPVPLNNPLSVCRSKRATQGRKACVWCKQEKELMKTIWQCEACQVALCLMPGRNCFRAWHKTHKWNEEVIFSLFS; encoded by the exons ATGAAAAGCGAGAACCGGAGTAGACAGACCAAGCATAATGTACAGAATAAGTCCAAGAG TCCAAAAGTCACCAGAAGACTGAAAAGGTGTCTTTGGCTTTTCCCACCTCTTGACTT GGAGGAGGATGCAGCTCCGGTCCCTGTGTCTGACACCACCAGAGAACCACCAGAGACCAGGATGTCAAAGAAGAAGAAGACTTTCCCCAGACCACCTGTCACACAGGATGCAGAGAAGTTTCATGATGGCCCAACTAACACCAGTAG CACCAATACCATCCCAAAGAGAAGGTGCCTTTTCCCAACCCT GATGTCTGAGCCagacccagtccctctctctgagccAGACCCAGTGCCTCTCTCTGAGCCAGACCCAGTGCCTCTCTCTGAGCCAGACCCAGTGCCTCTCTCTGAGCCAGACCCAGTACCTCTCTCTGATCCAGCTGAGACCAGCAAGCCCCAGCAGAAGGCAGGAATCTTCAACCCACCTGCCACAAAGCGACTGAAGAGGACCAG GAAGTTGGAGCCAACTCCAGCCCCTCTCTCTGAACCTCTAGACACCAGAAAgtcaaagaagaagaaaataatCCCTGGCCCACCTTCAACTCAGCAAGTGAAGAGATCCAGATCTCCTCCTAGCCCCTGGACCCCTAACCTAGTGGAGATTAGACGTAGGACACCTACAGCCAGACCTCCTACCTGTGAGATAGGTGTAACTACATTTACCTTGAGATCGAAGGTAGCGACAAGCCTTACCTTGAAGTCAGGTGTAGTCACATCCCCATCTAGCGGTGAAGCCTTCTCCACATCCCCTGAGAGGAAGAAGATGAGGAAGAAGAACAGGAAGAGGGCCAGGTGCAGTGGTGCGGCTGTTCCCACCCCCCCTgagaggaagatgaagaagaggGCGAGGTGCTGCCCTGTCCCGCTGAACAACcccttgtctgtctgtcggtcgaaGAGGGCCACCCAGGGCAGGAAGGCCTGTGTGTGGTGTAAACAGGAGAAAGAGTTGATGAAGACCATCTGGCAGTGTGAGGCCTGTCAGGTGGCCCTCTGTCTCATGCCGGGCAGAAACTGCTTCAGGGCCTGGCACAAGACTCACAAGTGGAACGAGGAAGTCATCTTCAGTCTGTTTTCTTAA
- the LOC124005530 gene encoding uncharacterized protein LOC124005530, whose translation MENSKGDQPPEKNLIGPPLPFSEVVLFDGQPDCQRNPLMSREMFGGLSISIPRQEPGTSRLMRTNSDFCRDLDGQLKGCFDGPALSSDFLNEDPVSLKNYFFKELRDLGLENSGATCSTMEEPQPAVTNTMLLETTTPGPDSPSQPPTVFPVDLAAETGPSLQELFQPQMFPEVFGPGCGISSTDLLLPTSTPPPGYSPACGSTQGDDGPNRGSMNNLSLDPNSAQTTPLLSQHALPQVEQAQRSQLCSDSIFEPGFSSAHPWSQVVKFDATPQAPTTAHPSDPMEPTDTTTLLSQPSSPLPMSTRDAGQIHIHVTGVNEVVVMVTEVEGEEVEELQSLMTIAPQSSCCQLVMEQPENAVREEEGDEKKKEKPGRCWSGGCCFFSCMSSKTEQ comes from the coding sequence ATGGAGAACAGCAAGGGGGACCAACCCCCAGAGAAAAATCTGATTGGGCCTCCACTGCCTTTCTCAGAGGTGGTATTATTCGATGGCCAGCCAGACTGCCAGAGGAATCCCTTGATGAGCAGAGAGATGTTTGGAGGCCTGTCCATCTCAATACCAAGGCAGGAACCAGGGACATCCAGGCTCATGCGCACCAACTCTGACTTCTGCAGAGACCTGGACGGTCAACTGAAAGGCTGCTTCGATGGTCCAGCTCTGAGCAGTGACTTCCTCAATGAAGACCCTGTCTCTCTAAAAAATTATTTTTTCAAAGAGTTAAGGGATCTAGGCCTGGAGAACTCTGGGGCAACATGTTCAACCATGGAGGAGCCCCAGCCTGCTGTGACCAACACCATGCTCCTGGAGACCACCACCCCTGGGCCTGACTCTCCAAGCCAACCGCCAACTGTCTTCCCTGTGGACCTGGCCGCTGAGACTGGCCCTTCCCTTCAGGAGCTCTTCCAGCCACAGATGTTCCCTGAAGTGTTCGGACCAGGCTGTGGTATAAGTAGCACTgacctgctgctgcctaccagcACACCCCCTCCTGGTTACTCACCAGCCTGTGGATCCACCCAGGGTGATGATGGACCCAATAGGGGCTCTATGAACAACCTCAGTCTGGACCCGAACTCAGCCCAGACAACACCGCTACTATCCCAGCATGCCCTGCCACAGGTGGAACAGGCTCAGCGCTCTCAGCTCTGCAGTGACTCCATCTTTGAGCCAGGGTTTAGCTCAGCCCACCCCTGGTCCCAGGTGGTGAAGTTTGATGCTACCCCCCAGGCTCCCACCACCGCGCATCCTTCTGACCCCATGGAACCCACTGACACCACCACTCTGCTCTCCCAGCCCAGCAGCCCTCTGCCAATGAGCACTAGGGACGCCGGCCAGATCCACATCCATGTCACCGGGGTCAATGAGGTGGTTGTCATGGTgacagaggtggaaggagaggaggtggaggagcttCAGAGCCTGATGACCATAGCGCCCCAGTCATCTTGCTGCCAGCTGGTGATGGAACAGCCAGAGAAtgcagtgagagaggaagagggggatgagaagaagaaggagaagccTGGACGCTGTTGGAGTGGAGGGTGCTGTTTCTTCTCTTGCATGTCGAGCAAAACAGAGCAATGA